From the Apium graveolens cultivar Ventura unplaced genomic scaffold, ASM990537v1 ctg4136, whole genome shotgun sequence genome, one window contains:
- the LOC141701581 gene encoding cytochrome b561 and DOMON domain-containing protein At4g17280-like has translation MESRRPIARTPLCTMAKLQNTCRHYLWQEGPVSSDNPGAHALGSANTNSVGTVDFSSAQASAGGGVGNSKRRKRNVHGVLDTVAWGILLPLGALTAWYLKVFKSADPAWFYLHAFCQSSAYIVGVAGWSTGLKLGSDSPGITYHKHKNIGITLFCLGTLQVLCC, from the exons ATGGAAAGTAGGCGGCCAATTGCGAGGACACCTCTTTGCACTATGGCAAAACTGCAGAATACATGTCG TCATTATCTGTGGCAAGAAGGGCCTGTTTCGAGTGATAATCCAGGTGCACATGCACTGGGTTCAGCTAATACAAATTCTGTTGGAACTGTGGACTTTAGTTCAGCTCAAGCTAGTGCTGGTGGTGGTGTTGGGAACTCGAAGAGACGAAAAAGAAAT GTTCATGGTGTGCTGGACACAGTGGCCTGGGGAATTTTATTGCCTTTGGGGGCATTGACAGCTTGGTACTTGAAGGTATTTAAATCAGCTGATCCAGCCTGGTTTTACCTTCACGCTTTCTGTCAATCTTCGGCCTACATCGTTGGTGTTGCTGGATGGAGCACTGGCCTCAAACTCGGCAGTGATTCACCGGGAATTACATATCACAAGCATAAAAATATTGGCATAACTTTGTTCTGTCTTGGAACTCTTCAG GTTCTTTGCTGCTGA